Proteins encoded together in one Halalkaliarchaeum sp. AArc-CO window:
- a CDS encoding serine/threonine protein kinase — protein sequence MTLRRTNSYEAFGLSVVSEIPLPELAPGDGSDHDDPDVVVRRGSVQNNGGENGAVSVTPEGDYRLTYEVASVLIRDGREIVVDSLDHVHGEIVRHVVVGPAFNHLLHQRGFFVLHASAVEIGDGAVVFAGTSGQGKTTTATAFLAAGHRVLSDDVAAIERVDEPTVHSGFPSIKLEPATVERFGLSVDPPENICESRDRHFYGLCHKQPVEAVPLRRIYLLEDAQREEIAPAPASEQVLELIENTYTVSLHQESDYARENFTRAVSLAKSVPVKRLRRRRRLDVFSDVIALVENDLGVRGERNLGERP from the coding sequence ATGACTCTCCGTCGGACGAACAGCTACGAGGCGTTCGGACTCTCCGTCGTATCGGAGATCCCGCTTCCGGAGCTAGCCCCTGGTGACGGATCGGACCACGACGACCCGGACGTGGTCGTACGGCGCGGAAGTGTGCAGAACAACGGTGGAGAAAACGGTGCGGTGTCCGTGACTCCAGAGGGGGACTACCGCCTCACCTACGAGGTCGCGAGTGTACTGATACGGGATGGTCGCGAGATCGTCGTGGATTCGCTGGACCATGTCCACGGAGAGATCGTTCGTCACGTCGTAGTGGGACCGGCGTTCAACCACCTGTTGCACCAGCGGGGGTTCTTCGTCTTGCACGCCAGTGCAGTCGAGATCGGTGACGGTGCTGTCGTCTTCGCTGGAACCTCCGGACAGGGGAAGACGACCACCGCCACCGCGTTTCTGGCGGCCGGACATCGGGTCCTCAGCGACGACGTGGCAGCGATCGAACGGGTGGACGAGCCGACGGTCCATAGCGGGTTCCCCTCCATAAAGCTGGAACCGGCCACGGTCGAGCGATTCGGTCTTTCGGTCGATCCGCCAGAGAACATCTGTGAGTCCCGGGATCGACACTTCTACGGGCTTTGCCACAAACAGCCGGTCGAGGCGGTACCGCTCCGGCGTATTTACCTCCTCGAGGACGCCCAACGCGAAGAGATCGCCCCGGCCCCTGCAAGCGAACAGGTACTGGAACTGATCGAGAACACGTACACGGTCAGCCTCCACCAGGAGAGCGACTACGCCCGTGAAAACTTCACGCGAGCGGTTTCGCTCGCAAAATCAGTTCCGGTCAAACGGCTCCGGCGTCGACGACGGCTGGACGTGTTTTCGGACGTGATA
- a CDS encoding lasso RiPP family leader peptide-containing protein has translation MKDYQPPKVETHGKVEELTQDEHYGHDEEY, from the coding sequence ATGAAAGACTACCAACCGCCGAAAGTCGAAACCCACGGGAAAGTCGAAGAACTGACGCAAGACGAACATTACGGCCACGACGAAGAATATTAG
- a CDS encoding lasso peptide biosynthesis B2 protein, translated as MNIQSETDRPSRTLIATAAVLLSSTRLLLPVLRWDATRRIVEPVAARAPPFRQVAPGAIAAAVEAVHRRAPFSPTCLMKAIVGKALLEANGHRAELKLGVTRKHGEFHAHAWIERDGSVLIGELDDLAEYRILTERDADRRFQSLF; from the coding sequence ATGAATATTCAAAGTGAGACAGATCGGCCATCGAGGACGCTGATAGCGACAGCAGCGGTGCTTTTGTCCTCGACGAGGCTACTGCTTCCGGTTCTCCGATGGGACGCGACACGTCGGATCGTCGAGCCCGTCGCAGCCAGGGCCCCTCCTTTCCGGCAGGTCGCCCCCGGCGCGATCGCGGCTGCTGTGGAGGCCGTACACCGCCGGGCACCGTTCTCGCCGACGTGTCTGATGAAAGCGATCGTCGGAAAAGCGCTGCTCGAGGCGAACGGCCACCGGGCAGAACTCAAACTCGGCGTAACCAGAAAACACGGCGAATTCCACGCTCACGCGTGGATCGAACGGGACGGTTCCGTCCTGATCGGTGAGCTCGACGACCTCGCTGAGTACCGGATTCTGACGGAGAGGGATGCAGATCGACGGTTCCAGTCCCTGTTTTGA
- a CDS encoding HPr-rel-A system PqqD family peptide chaperone, producing the protein MTNLTPDSLVVANDSSLATTLDDEVVVYNEEEGSYQSLTGTGPEIWESIQEPTRVREIQRSVAETYDVEPERCEEDVLQFLRELGDTGLLETVDEYSK; encoded by the coding sequence ATGACGAATCTCACTCCCGACTCCCTCGTGGTCGCAAACGACAGTTCGCTCGCCACGACTCTCGACGACGAAGTGGTGGTGTACAACGAGGAGGAGGGAAGCTACCAGAGCCTCACAGGGACCGGACCGGAGATCTGGGAGTCGATTCAAGAGCCGACGAGAGTACGCGAGATACAACGATCGGTCGCGGAAACCTACGACGTCGAGCCCGAGCGCTGCGAAGAGGACGTCCTCCAGTTCCTCCGTGAACTGGGCGACACGGGTCTTCTCGAAACAGTGGATGAATATTCAAAGTGA
- a CDS encoding YbaK/EbsC family protein — translation MHSRVEAFVDRAKEKYGLDIDVLEFPEGTKTAADAAEALECDVAQIASSIVVDADGDLVVAITSGANRVDLAAVADRFDASSERTTMADPGRVADEIGWSIGGVPPICHDTEVPVLFDPALAEFDTVYAAAGTPEAVFPIDPETLRSRAAATVVDVTE, via the coding sequence ATGCATTCACGTGTCGAGGCGTTCGTCGACCGGGCGAAGGAGAAATACGGACTCGATATCGACGTACTGGAGTTCCCGGAAGGAACCAAAACGGCAGCCGACGCCGCCGAAGCACTCGAGTGTGACGTCGCTCAGATCGCGAGCAGCATCGTCGTCGACGCCGACGGCGACCTGGTAGTCGCGATCACAAGCGGTGCCAACCGGGTCGATCTCGCAGCCGTCGCCGACCGCTTCGACGCCTCATCCGAAAGAACGACGATGGCCGATCCCGGCCGCGTCGCCGACGAGATCGGCTGGTCGATCGGGGGCGTCCCACCGATCTGCCACGACACGGAGGTGCCCGTCCTGTTCGATCCGGCCCTGGCAGAGTTCGATACGGTGTACGCCGCCGCGGGGACGCCGGAAGCCGTGTTCCCGATCGATCCGGAGACGCTGCGCTCGCGTGCTGCGGCGACGGTCGTGGACGTGACCGAATGA
- a CDS encoding diphthine--ammonia ligase, whose amino-acid sequence MADDGGDEVDATGCWVSLFSGGKDSSWALYRALEEGLNVTHLLTVHPEGDSYMYHVPATRLAELAAESIGLPLVDVEPGAFGTDAATDSGAQGDREIEPLEAAIRELRTELDCELVGVTAGAVESEYQTSRIDGLCNRLGIELFAPLWQRDPVALGEAMIDAGFEITIVQVAAYGLDESWLGRTLDAAALAELQELNEEYGVHVLGEGGEFETLVTDAPHMERPIRLEYQTEWDGTRGRLRITDAWLGEH is encoded by the coding sequence ATGGCCGACGACGGCGGCGACGAGGTCGACGCGACCGGGTGCTGGGTGAGCCTCTTTTCGGGCGGAAAAGACTCCTCGTGGGCGCTGTACCGGGCGCTCGAGGAAGGGTTGAACGTGACCCACCTGCTCACGGTCCATCCGGAGGGCGATTCGTACATGTACCACGTCCCGGCGACTCGGCTGGCCGAACTCGCCGCCGAGAGCATCGGGCTCCCGCTCGTCGACGTCGAGCCCGGGGCGTTCGGGACGGATGCGGCGACCGATTCCGGCGCACAGGGCGACCGGGAGATCGAACCGCTCGAGGCCGCAATCCGGGAGCTCCGGACGGAACTCGACTGTGAACTCGTCGGGGTAACGGCAGGCGCCGTCGAAAGCGAGTACCAGACCAGCCGGATCGACGGACTGTGTAACCGACTGGGGATCGAGCTCTTTGCACCGCTGTGGCAGCGGGATCCGGTCGCACTCGGCGAGGCGATGATCGACGCCGGCTTCGAGATCACGATCGTGCAGGTGGCCGCCTACGGACTCGACGAATCCTGGCTCGGACGGACACTCGATGCGGCTGCGCTCGCAGAGTTGCAGGAACTCAACGAGGAATACGGCGTTCACGTGCTGGGCGAGGGTGGCGAGTTCGAGACGCTGGTGACCGACGCCCCGCACATGGAGCGACCGATCCGACTCGAATACCAGACCGAATGGGACGGCACGCGCGGACGGCTCCGGATCACGGACGCGTGGCTCGGCGAACACTGA
- a CDS encoding DUF367 family protein, whose protein sequence is MELHVRYEGDDDPEKCTARKLARFDLATLHRSDRATPYGVVLNPHAERALSPSDAETVESGALIALDCSWESAGEARFTLPGEHRALPYLVAANPVNFGRPLRLTTVEALAAALVILGDRHHAEEILSKFTWGETFLELNEEPLRRYAACDDSTDVVAVQQEYLDR, encoded by the coding sequence GTGGAACTCCACGTCCGGTACGAGGGCGACGACGACCCAGAGAAATGTACGGCCCGGAAACTCGCCCGGTTCGATCTCGCGACACTTCACCGCTCGGACCGGGCGACGCCGTACGGGGTCGTTTTGAACCCTCACGCCGAGCGGGCGCTCTCGCCGTCCGACGCCGAGACCGTCGAAAGCGGCGCCCTGATCGCGCTCGACTGTTCCTGGGAATCGGCCGGCGAGGCCCGGTTCACGTTGCCGGGAGAACACCGGGCGCTGCCGTATCTCGTGGCTGCAAACCCCGTCAACTTCGGACGTCCGCTCAGGCTCACCACCGTCGAGGCGCTCGCGGCTGCGCTCGTCATTCTCGGCGATCGCCACCACGCCGAGGAAATCCTCTCGAAGTTCACCTGGGGGGAGACGTTCCTCGAACTCAACGAGGAGCCACTTCGGAGGTACGCCGCCTGCGATGACTCGACGGACGTAGTCGCGGTTCAGCAGGAGTATCTCGATCGGTGA